Genomic window (Neurospora crassa OR74A linkage group VI, whole genome shotgun sequence):
ATGAATATTGTACCTTATGAAGCTAAGGTAGTGATGGGTATCGAGGGCTTCAATGTGGGTACGAAGATGCCGAGAGAGAATGACAATTGAGTTTCGATCCTCTGTATGTTATTACGATGGTCTTCGGAGTGTCATATCTTGCTAAAATGGTAATCGAAGGATCAAATACAATAATGGAGGGGCGATACATCAATGTGACTGTTTGAGGTAAGTGACGTTGACGGCAGTTAGTCTGGGAAGAGAACTCGGGCAGTACATGTAATGCCTGAACCAAGATGTTGACTGGCAGATAGCTACCAAACACGCATTTAAATCATCAGTTCCGAAACTCTCCCTGCCGATAATGAAAACTTGTAGCTCGCGTTGGGTCCTAAGGTAATGCCGAATCAGATAAGTAATGAAAGAAGTACTGGTTAAACTACCTGCATCTGATACAGAAAGTTCGTTGAGGATCCCAATGACCTCGCGTGAAGCCTTTCACAAGTTCTTGCGCAGTGCAAGTCCAAGTTCCTCCCAAAGTCCCAGGTCGTTATCTCCCGCTGCTCAGGGCACGAACAGGGTGGCACGTGCCCCCTATCTACTTAGGAGCCAAGCAGTGCTTGTCACTACACTCACGCCACCCTCCTTCGGCGTCACCCAGCCCAAGGTTTTGGAGAACCCCCCGATTCCAATTTCCCCATCAAAGCGCACATGGAGAAGACGTGACGGAACAGCTGCAGAAGGCCAAACGACTTTCTTTGCGTCGACCAGGGCCCCGTCTTTCAGTCCGATTGTGCCATCGTCAGCCCCATCCCACCACGCAACAAACACATTCTTTCTCGCAACAAGCTTCTCAAGGCTCTACAAAAAGGCGGTGCTGTCCCGTTCAACTAAAAGTAAGTTAAAGAGTTGGGCTTCAAGGTTCCTGGTCCAGtcccctccccatccctTGCTCCAGCCAGGTCCCGTCTTTTGGAAGGTCCACGGGAGCGGACCCCTCCCCACTTTTGtattccttttcctccaccaTTGCATCGGTGACCAACAACCTGACCACCTTGGCCTCGCTCCCACAGCCCGTTGCGCCAGCCTGACCCAAACCACCACTTTTCGATCCCGCTCATTCAGGTTTCTCTCACTGACCTGCCAACTTCAGTTCCTTTACACAACCAGGAGTTGACCGTATTGCACGCGACACAATCGCGACAAGCAGCTCTTCAATCAATCATACCAGCAACATGTCGTCTGTGGTGAACGAGGGGGAGAAGCCCCAAGAGGCCGCTCAGGAGCAacaggaggagcagcagcagcagcagcagcagcaagagcaGCAAAACGCGGGAGACGATGTCAACGATGATGAGGTGCGCCAGCTCCGGCCCAAGCCCAGCGATACGATCCACCGTGTTTGCTTCCACGCGGAGTGCAGGCGCTAACACCAAGTAATCGTGAACAGGAGGAGATCTCGGCCATGAAGCGCCGTGTCGCCgagatggaagaggaggctgcCAAACTCCGCGAGATGCAAGCTAGTCTGGACCAACAGCATCATGAGCTCACCGAGAACAAGGAGGATATCGACAGTCGGAGCATCTTTGTCGGAAACGTCGACTATTCGGCTTCGCCTGAGGAGATCCAGGCGCACTTCCAGAGCTGCGGGTCCATCAACCGTGTCACCATTCTCCTCGACAAGTTTACCGGTCAACCCAAGGGGTACgcatctcctcttctttcccagCTGATTACCCTCAAGTACATACACTGACGGTGTCATTTATCCAATAGTTACGCGTATGTCGAGTTTACCGAGCCTAGCCTGGTCGCACAAGCCCTTGTTCTCAACGAGAGTGTCTTCAAGGGCCGCAACATCAAGGTCGTCCCCAAGCGCACGAATATTCCCGGCATGTCGCGCGGCGGTCGCGGCGGTCGAGGTTCCTTCCGCGGAGGCGGTCGCGGGGGCTATTTCGGTGGACGGGGCGGTTTCCCTCCTAGGGGAGGCTACCGTGGCGGCTACCGTGGACGCGGCCGAGGAGGCTACGCTCCTTACTAGttttttttggtggtggtctgaCATACGGCACATGATCCCGCATCCATCAGGACAATCAGAGCCGTATGCGGCCCCTCTCTGACATCCGCAGACACTACCTGGAATTGTGAAGATGGGCTCGATCTCATCTGAGCTGGTATCACTATCAGGCAACCCGGTGTACGTGTTGCTCATGATTCATGGgaacgtttttttttctccctttgATGGCTGTAAGATTAGGATATATCAgcagggaagaggaggacacttgaatggtggaggaagggaagggttcGTTGTCTTGGCCTGTTTTTGCACCATGGGAGCAATGGGATTTTCAAAGTTTTCATTTTGGCTGCGCGTATCGGCAAGGCGTCAATGGGTGGGAGGGTAAAACGAAGGAAAACGCCAATTCCATATGctcttttatttcttcttcgtttaTTCATGTCACGTTCAATTTTTGTATTTGATATTTGGCATAAGCGCCGCCTACTACTTTTCGGTTCGACATTTGCTACGGCTATGTCTGCTCAGGGGAATCATCAGCGAAGTTGCTTAATATGGGCTGTCTGTTACCGCTAGCCATCACCACATAATGACTAGCTTTGGCAACAATTGAAGCTATCACTTGACACTTCAATCTGCGAACATGTGCTCGAATTAGCGTAGCGATGATACTTTATTCACACCGCTATTGTTGTTCCGACACtaaaaacaaagaaagagaaaaaaaagagtccACGGATCGTCAGATGCCAGGTGCCGCCGCCTTCGCCGCGAACCTCCATGTCAACATTTTCCACCGAAATTGAACGACTCCAATATACAAAGGGCATGCAAATGACAACTCAACAGACACCTGCGCAAGACATCTTTGCTCCGACAAGACCGAAGGCGGTTGTGGTGAAATTCAAAGAGGCTGGTTTTTGAGGTATAGTAGAGTGAgtacttacctaggtagaagAGCTATACGCGGATTGCGCATTACCTCTACCACTTTTTAGAAGTGTCGAACAAAGGGCGCTCCACATTTGCTGTCTCGCTTCGTTCAATGATGACAGccactagtgtagtgtacaaacctagtgtacatatgatgggtacctctatgctTCCATGAACTCCCCATCGTCAAAAGCACCtcaacaaaaaaagaaacctcaATTGAAAATCCAGAGATGCAGTAACGCCCCGCAGTTCCGTCGCACGCGAGGGGTATCAAAATGGAAATGACGGGCGTTTATGTCGGTGATGCGCTATTGTTGGAACAGCAGCGTCTCGGTCGGCGGCAACGGGGGTACACTACATGTACTGGGATACGCTAAGTAGCGACCTAACGCCTTTTTGCACCCCGTGCGGTGTATCGTCGTTATGGGATGTAGAGGTGCTGTGCGTTGAATTGTCAAGGTTGAGGTTTGAAGTGTTCACTTTCCTAATTGACTGCCTCTGGAGGTTTCTTCAAAGTTCGGTAGTGGCTTGATATCTGGTAGATCTGCGcaagatcatcatcatccccgaTCGTTGGGCTACCTCTTGTGTAGAGTTTTTGGAACAGACAGCTTCTACTACAATCTTGGCGTTTCCTGGAGAGACCTCGGAGCTTGGGGCGGTCGGTGGAGGTGCTTTCCTACCCCTAGTCATGGAAAGGCATTCAGGCCAGCATAGCTACCTATTCTAATTCTCTGTGTCGATGACTGAGCCGTGATCCATGGGATATTTTCCTGACAGGGCATCAACTCCTAAGAAAAGACACGGGACTATGTGATCCATGTACACCAAGGTTGCTCTTTGTGTGCcaatgatgttgttgatgttgatctCGAGATCTGGATGCCGTGCCAAGCATGGAGTGAATGTGGCCCCCTGGGAGTCTGGGACTCGAATGACCCGACCAACTGCTTAAGAGAAGAAGTCAAGTACCGCACTGTGCGCACCTTCCGCTTCAGTTCTCGCTCTTTGCAGGCTTCTGCTAACTAGTTCCTGGCCTAAAAGTAGTCACTCGTTAATGCGATACCTGAGCTACTAACTGAAAAGTTAAGCTTCTCGCACAGAGCATGCTAGGCCAGCCATACTTTCCCGTTAATGCTGTTGAACCATTATGTCTTGTCACCTCCCCCTGTCTCTTCACCAATGCTAGATCCAACTTGGACTGTCAATTTCTTGGCTTGGGTCGTTGCACCATTGCACCTTTGCAACATCGCAAGACGTCCAGGTTTCTCGGTCGTTTTCCCTCCCATCCTTTGGCTCATCCGTCGGTTGCAACTTAGTGAAGGTCATTGAGCTCTTCACCTGGACCTTCTTGGGGTTGGTCCGTCGAACCCAAGCTCACCCACCCGCCACTTCCAGCAGCTTCACCGCGACAAAACAACGACAGCATTCAACCTCGACACTACTAACTAAAGGTACCCTTACCAGACGAACCTAGACATCCGAGCGAGTTTACACTACCTGCTGGTTGATCCACAGAAGTGGTTTCCTAAGTATCAGACCTGCCTTGCCGACCTTGCTAGTACAGAGATTACTTAGTATTACCAAGCCACAGCCGTCCAACCTTGGCCTCTTGGATTGCTTGGCCTTTCCTTGCAGTTCGCCTTCCGCCGCCGTGACTACCTGACAGCGTAAGATACCCAAAGCGGGGGGGCCGGCTGGCCACACACGCACGAGTTACCAAGAGCAGCACAGCCTCACCACCTACGGGCGCTCAAGAGTCCCTCTAGCTTCCATCTACCACCTACTGCCACCTACAGAATTTCATCCACCCTGCCGCATCCATTCCGTTGCCAGTGACTGCGCGTTCTCGTCAACGTCAGTGTCCATCGCAAGGAGAGTTGGCCCTTTTGTAACAATCATTCAGCCTGCTTGTACCATCGTCGACTTGTCCTCCTTTCATCCCCGCCCCGCCTGCATTCAGCCGCGAGTCCTCGATCCCAAACGAGCGAGAGCGACCGACTACCCGACCCGATTGCGACCAGCCTCTGCTTGGTCCAAGAAACGAGACGAAAACTTAAAGCCCCGCGTGCGAGTTTGTTGACGCGCTCCATCTGCAACAATGACCAGCAGCCGGGACTCGGGGCTGCCGGCGTAAGTTCTCCCACGACTGGACTCTCCATCTACCCATCTTGTCTGCTTTGCGTCGCCCTCAGGGACCGCGGATTATAAGCGAGAGAACAGCCAGCTAACAACCACCACGATTAAAGCCAGCCCAATCTCCGCGTAACAAGTACTCAGCCCCTTTGCGACGAATGTGTCCGATGACCAACCGGTGTACTAACATGCCCCTCTAGTCATCGCCGCCGATGGTCTATACAAGCGAGATGTCTTCAGTATGTTTCTCCCCGTGGCCAGGTGTCATGCATCTTCTAAGCCACTTCCAGGTGGCATATGCTAaccgcatcatcatcataggGTTTCCCGACCCGTTCGCCGTCGCTACCATTAACGGTGAGCAGACAAAGACCACCCAGGTCTCCAAGCGTACCCTAAACCCATACTGGAACGAACACTTTGATTTGTAGGTTCGACCTTAACTCAGATTTGACAGCCCAAGGGCCAGCTGGCTAATACAACGTAGCAAAGTGAATGAGGACAGCATTCTGGCTGTCCAGGTGTTCGACCAAAAGAAGTTCAAAAAGAAGGACCAAGGTTTCCTCGGTGTCATCAATGTCCGGATAGGGGACGTAATAGAATTGGCTCCCGATGCGGAAGGTAAGGTTTCACTGCAATTCACATGTGTTTGCAGGTTGACAGCGCGATTTGGGACTGACATGCACCACACCCACAGATCAGATGCTCACGCGGGACCTTAAGAAATCGACCGACAACCTTGTGGTGCACGGCAAACTGATCATAAACCTATCTACTAACCTCACAGCAACTATGAGTCGCCTCGGTCCCCCTCCATCTTCGAGCAGACCATCACTACTCACCCCTCAAAGTTCGGTTATTTCTAACGACAGAGCGAACGAACGTCCTTCATCAGCCATGTCCGGACCTAATGGAACCGCCAATAACATGACTTTGGCAAGCCGACCCGCCAGCCTGGCtgtttcgtcgtcgtcgacagCCCCGACCCCCGGGACAAATGGAACAGCCCCAACGAACCCGTCGACCCTCGTTCCGGCGCAAGCCAGGCACCATAGCACGCTTAGCCCCTTCGAAGATTCAATGGGAAGATTGCCAGCTGGCTGGGAACGTCGCGAGGATCATTTGGGGAGGACATATTATGTTGATCATAATTCACGGACCACGAGCTGGAATCGGCCAACTGGCACAGGGGCGGCCGAAAACCGTACCGCCGAAGCCAATACTCAAGTCGAGCGTCAACGGCATCAGAACAGAACACTTCCCGAGGACCGCACTGGCGCCAATTCCCCCACcctacagcagcagcaagctgccgccaccgccaaTGCTGCCACTATGATGCATACCGGGGCGACAACCCCCGGAACCGGTGAATTACCTGCTGGTTGGGAGCAGAGGTTTACCCCAGAAGGAAGGCCGTACTTTGTCGACCACAACACGCGCACTACTACCTGGGTCGACCCTCGACGCCAGCAGTACATTCGCATGTACGGTGGCCAGAACAACACGAACGGGACCATTCAACAACAGCCGGTGTCCCAGCTCGGTCCCCTGCCTAGTGGTTGGGAGATGCGGCTCACCAACACGGCTCGCGTCTACTTCGTGGATCACAATACCAAGACAACGACCTGGGATGATCCTCGTCTGCCTTCGTCGCTCGACCAGAACGTACCGCAGTACAAGAGAGACTTCAGGAGGAAGCTCATCTATTTCCGTTCGCAGCCTGCTATGCGGATCATGTCCGGACAGTGTCACATCAAGGTCAGGAGATCGCACATTTTCGAGGATTCGTTTGCGGAGATTTCGAGGCAATCGGCGACGGACCTGAAGAAACGATTGATGATCAAGTTCGACGGCGAGGACGGCCTCGATTACGGCGGTCTGTCGCGCgagttcttcttcctcctttctcaCGAAATGTTCAATCCATTCTACTGCTTGTTCGAGTATTCGGCCCACGATAACTACACCCTCCAGATCAACCCCCACTCGGGTATCAACCCTGAGCATCTCAACTATTTCAAGTTCATTGGCCGGGTCGTGGGTCTGGCTATTTTCCACAGGCGATTCCTGGATGCCTTCTTCATTGGCGCTCTGTACAAGATGGTTCTCGGAAAGGCTGTCAGCTTGGCGGATATGGAGGGTGTGGATGCCGATTTCCATCGGTCTCTGCAGTGGATGCTGGATAACGACATCACCGACGTTCTTGACGCAACCTTCTCTACTGAAGACGAGCGGTTCGGCGTAATCACGGAGGAGGATCTAATCCCCAATGGTAGGAACATTGCGGTCACAAACGAGAACAAGAAGGAGTATGTCGAATTGATGGTGAAGTGGAGGATCGAAAAGCGCATTGAGCAACAGTTCCGGGCGTTCAAGGATGGCTTCCATGAGCTTATCCCGCAGGATCTGATCAACGTGTTTGATGAGCGCGAGCTTGAGCTGTTGATTGGTGGTATTGCCGAGATCGATGTCGACGACTGGAAGAAGCACACGGATTACCGTGGTTATACCGAGTCAGACGAGGTTATCCAGTTCTTCTGGCAGACTGTTCGGTCGTGGGATGGCGAGCAAAAGTCGAGATTGCTCCAGTTCACGACCGGCACATCCCGTATCCCAGTCAACGGATTCAAGGATCTCCAGGGTAGTGATGGTCCTCGTAGATTTACGATTGAGAAGGCAGGAGAGATTACGAATCTTCCCAAGGCGCATACATGGTACGTATGAATATGGAGGTGAAGACGTGGTGAGGACTTTTGCTAacaggttttttttttttttttttgtgcaGTTTCAACCGGTTGGATCTGCCACCGTACAAGTCTCTGGAGATGCTGCAGCAAAAGCTTACGATTGCTGTGGAGGAGACTATGGGTTTCGGACAAGAATAAAAGGACAAAAACAGGGGCGATGAATCATGGACAGAGGGACGAATATGGTGATATGGGATATGGTGGTATGGCTGCGATGGCTGCATGAAGGAAAGAACGGTACTGCTACACGAGTATTGGGTGGCATGCGTCGAATTTATGATAGCATcaagcttttttttttctcatcaATTTATTGTCCGACCCGttttggtttcttttttgggGCGAAGTTCATTGGCACCGGAGATTACTACTGTTACCTCGCCCCTCCCCGGTGCACAAGAGCTGTATATAAATGGATTGTTTGCTTGTTATTGATCCTTCAAGTAGTGAGCTTCAGCATCCTGCTACTGGTATACGTTCAAATGTGGTGTTATGGAATTAGGCAATGCCAAGTTTGTGCATACAACGATTACCCTGGAGACAAAGAGGAGGGCGTGTGGTTTATGTTTGTAATTCAGGAACCAGGAGATGGGTTGTAAGTTTACTGCGTAATAGACATACTATCATGTTCCACTAAGGGACCCATACAATGTGCGTCATCCCGTAGGGATACCGGTACTTGCTATGTAAGTCTACACTAAGCAATCGATATTGTAGAGCATCCTGGCTGTATAAGTTATGGTTCTGTCAATTATATCCGCTCCTTGACGCTTGACTTGCCTGGAAGTTCACTTGATGGATCGAGATCCCGGTCAGACTTGGCCGAGCACTTCGGAAGACGTTGCGGCTCCGGTACGCCGGTTGATATTCGCGGCCGGCGTGGGGGTTCCTGCATTATCGCACGGCAGATAACCGGGAAATCTGGATGCATGACAGTGACATCGGGGCAAACATTCCTCTTGTCTCTCCGAACTTTTTGACAAATCTGTTCGGCACATTTTGTGTAATTCCGACGCTCATTTGAGGGGAACCACTTCTATTCATCACATCAGTTTCTCCGTTGCCAACACTCGCCGCAAAAAGACTGCGCGAGGTGGTCACTATCACCAAAGCACCAAGAGCAAATGGCGCCACCAGCCCCCCGCTCCCCAGGAGTCCTCTACTGGGCTCCCCGCCTCTCGCTCGGCGCCTTAGCCATCGCCTTCCTCATCCACCTCAACCaccccgcctcctccttttccctcttcgGCCCCAACACCATCCGCAATTCCGACTCTGCCATCACAGCAAAGACCTACTGCTACACCTCGGTTCTCACCTCCGCCGGCTCTTCTAGAGAAGCCGACTGCTTCTCCGTTTCCCCCGATGGCAGGTTTACAAAGGTGTTTCACTCGGCGGAGGATGTCTTGATTGTGGGGGATAATGATTATTTCGATGAGGATGGGGGGAACAACATGGTGGTGGAGACGAAGGCGGGACATGTTATCCCGGGCATCTGGGATGGCCATGGACATCTAGTTCAGTATGGAGAGTTTTTGCATTCGGTGGATCTGTTCGGAGCGAGCAGTGTGGAAATGGTGAGGGAGAGAGTTAGGGATTATTTGCaagagagggaaagggaggggagCAATGTGGGGAGTAAGGAAAATTGGTAAGTTATGAAAGGAGTGGGTTGAGTGAGTAGATTGAGGGTCAGAATgatgggggaggggagcACGCACTGCGTGTTGCGCGGGGAGGGAAAGTGAGAGAACGGCTGGCTAACAGACTTTGATCCATCACAGGGCGAGAGGTGTTGGTTGGGACCAGATGGTATTGGGGGAGATGCCTAGTGCTGTGAGTATCTGTTATGCTTCGGAAGAGAAATAAACGAAAGGGTTGCTAACAAGTCACCAGGCCATGCTCGAGTCCGACCCAGCTCTCAAGGGCAAATACATCATGCTCGACCGAGTCGACGTGCATTGTACCTGGGTCTCGCAGGCCATCTTGGACCTTATTCCTGCCGAGTCGCTCCCGGAGGAGGTCCCCGGTGGTGAGATTATTCGGGAACCGGGCCTAGGAGTCTTCTGCGACAACGCCATGGACATCGTCACTTCACTATGGCCCAAGCCCGACGCCGAGCGCAAGAAGACCTTCCTCAAAACTGCCATGAAGGAGCTGCACAAGGTCGGGTTGGTCGGCATGAACGACGCCGGCGTGACGCCGACCGACCTGAAGGTGTATGATGAAGCCAGCCGGAACGAAGACTGGTGGACTCTCCGCGTGTACGCCATGATTGAGTGCGGCGAGCGCAATGTCTTCTGCCCGCTCGAGGCCGACTCTGTCAGAACCCAGCACGAAGACGGTATGCTCACCATCCGCAGCGTCAAGCTCTTTGCCGACGGTGCCTTGGGATCCTGGGGCAGCGCCATGATCGACCCTTACTCCGACAAACCTTCCACTCGTGGCTCCCTGCTCGTCAACGGCTCAACCCTCGAGTCTCTCGCCCGCTCCTGGTCCAACGCGGGGTACCAAGTCAACATCCACGCCATCGGCGACCTGGCCAACCGGTACGCCATCGACGCCCTCGAAGCCGCCCTCAAAGACGCCTGCAATCTTCCCGACGGAAAGACACTTAAGGACTGCCAGCAAGCCTCCCACCGCTTCCGCATCGAACACTCACAAATTATCCACCCCACCGACCAAGCCCGCATCCGTGATCTAGGCATCATCCCCTCCATCCAGCCCACGCACGCCACCTCGGACATGGCCTATGCCGAGTTACGCTTGGGCCCCGAGCGCACCGCCACCGAAGCTTACCGTATGCGCAGCTTGATTCACGAACTGGGAGTCCAGCCTGTTTTGGGGTCCGACTTCCCCGTTGAGCCGCCCAACCCGTTTGAGGGCATGTACGCGGCCGTAACGAGGAAGAACCCGCATACGGGCAAGGGAGCCGATGGTGGCGATAAGGGTTGGTATACTGATGAAGCACTCAGTCTTGAGGAGGCGCTTGCAGGCTTTACCAAGGGGGTGGCGGGCGGGATGTTTACAGAGGGGAAGACGGGTGTTATTGAAGAGGGCGCATTTGCGGATTGGGTAGTGCTTGATGAGCCGTTGGAAGTATTGGCCGCGAGGGACAACGGCGAGGGATTGAGGAAGATTAAGGTTAGGGAAACGTGGGTTGGTGGTAGGAAGGTGTATGATcgggaggagaaggtggcGAAGAAAGTAGTGAATaatggggaggaaggggtgagGGAGGGTTTATGAAGGAGATGTGAAGAAACTGTGAAGGTGAGAGTAAATAGCAAAGGTTGCAAACATGGATGATGTTATGTATGATGGATGCTATGACTGGATAATGTACAACGATGGTTGATTCTACATGACAAGAGATACAAGGGTCGTGTGAACGAGAACGTGTTTTGGTTCTTTGTCGAATTAGACAAAATCTCTGTCCAAAGAGACTATGTCAGCGTCCGTCCACTTTCTGTTATCACCGTCTCGACCGTTTCGATAAGAAATCAATAATTCCTTTTCTTATCTTATTTCGAATTATCATGTTTTTGCTTCCCATCCCTCGTGCCCATTACGACGAAGAGCAATAAAGAGGCAGAACACAGTCAAAGATCACCAAGGAACCGAAGACCAAACTCGCTTGCGATCTGTAGTTACGATATTGACCCATGCGTTTTCAATCACCCATCATTACACGCGGCACCCCTTAGGCCCCCCCTTAAGCAGCAAAAGCCTGAATCTTCTTGATCCTCTCTTTGGCCTCTTCCCTCAACTCCCTAACAATATCGCCAGCCGGCCTCTGGTCCTTTATCAGACCCACAGCAGTCCCGCTGCACATAGACATACCAGTTAGCAAACAGCATCAACAGTCTTTTTGCAAgataaaggaaagaagagagagagaaaaaaaaaaaacatacgaCCAAGTCACAGCCCGCGAGTTATCCCCAGAGCTCGCTGCCTCCTTGAACTTCTTGTGATTCTCTTCAAAGGGGACACCGGCCGCG
Coding sequences:
- a CDS encoding amidohydrolase 3, producing the protein MAPPAPRSPGVLYWAPRLSLGALAIAFLIHLNHPASSFSLFGPNTIRNSDSAITAKTYCYTSVLTSAGSSREADCFSVSPDGRFTKVFHSAEDVLIVGDNDYFDEDGGNNMVVETKAGHVIPGIWDGHGHLVQYGEFLHSVDLFGASSVEMVRERVRDYLQEREREGSNVGSKENWARGVGWDQMVLGEMPSAAMLESDPALKGKYIMLDRVDVHCTWVSQAILDLIPAESLPEEVPGGEIIREPGLGVFCDNAMDIVTSLWPKPDAERKKTFLKTAMKELHKVGLVGMNDAGVTPTDLKVYDEASRNEDWWTLRVYAMIECGERNVFCPLEADSVRTQHEDGMLTIRSVKLFADGALGSWGSAMIDPYSDKPSTRGSLLVNGSTLESLARSWSNAGYQVNIHAIGDLANRYAIDALEAALKDACNLPDGKTLKDCQQASHRFRIEHSQIIHPTDQARIRDLGIIPSIQPTHATSDMAYAELRLGPERTATEAYRMRSLIHELGVQPVLGSDFPVEPPNPFEGMYAAVTRKNPHTGKGADGGDKGWYTDEALSLEEALAGFTKGVAGGMFTEGKTGVIEEGAFADWVVLDEPLEVLAARDNGEGLRKIKVRETWVGGRKVYDREEKVAKKVVNNGEEGVREGL
- a CDS encoding ubiquitin ligase, which codes for MTSSRDSGLPAQPNLRVTIIAADGLYKRDVFRFPDPFAVATINGEQTKTTQVSKRTLNPYWNEHFDFKVNEDSILAVQVFDQKKFKKKDQGFLGVINVRIGDVIELAPDAEDQMLTRDLKKSTDNLVVHGKLIINLSTNLTATMSRLGPPPSSSRPSLLTPQSSVISNDRANERPSSAMSGPNGTANNMTLASRPASLAVSSSSTAPTPGTNGTAPTNPSTLVPAQARHHSTLSPFEDSMGRLPAGWERREDHLGRTYYVDHNSRTTSWNRPTGTGAAENRTAEANTQVERQRHQNRTLPEDRTGANSPTLQQQQAAATANAATMMHTGATTPGTGELPAGWEQRFTPEGRPYFVDHNTRTTTWVDPRRQQYIRMYGGQNNTNGTIQQQPVSQLGPLPSGWEMRLTNTARVYFVDHNTKTTTWDDPRLPSSLDQNVPQYKRDFRRKLIYFRSQPAMRIMSGQCHIKVRRSHIFEDSFAEISRQSATDLKKRLMIKFDGEDGLDYGGLSREFFFLLSHEMFNPFYCLFEYSAHDNYTLQINPHSGINPEHLNYFKFIGRVVGLAIFHRRFLDAFFIGALYKMVLGKAVSLADMEGVDADFHRSLQWMLDNDITDVLDATFSTEDERFGVITEEDLIPNGRNIAVTNENKKEYVELMVKWRIEKRIEQQFRAFKDGFHELIPQDLINVFDERELELLIGGIAEIDVDDWKKHTDYRGYTESDEVIQFFWQTVRSWDGEQKSRLLQFTTGTSRIPVNGFKDLQGSDGPRRFTIEKAGEITNLPKAHTCFNRLDLPPYKSLEMLQQKLTIAVEETMGFGQE
- a CDS encoding polyadenylate-binding protein 2; the encoded protein is MSSVVNEGEKPQEAAQEQQEEQQQQQQQQEQQNAGDDVNDDEEEISAMKRRVAEMEEEAAKLREMQASLDQQHHELTENKEDIDSRSIFVGNVDYSASPEEIQAHFQSCGSINRVTILLDKFTGQPKGYAYVEFTEPSLVAQALVLNESVFKGRNIKVVPKRTNIPGMSRGGRGGRGSFRGGGRGGYFGGRGGFPPRGGYRGGYRGRGRGGYAPY